One region of Pseudomonas alvandae genomic DNA includes:
- a CDS encoding ABC transporter substrate-binding protein yields MKLWPKRLTRLLCVIVALCTVQVPVSLAQGETPADQLVVGMSMINLLSLDPAAATGLEVAEVNANVYDMLLEQDAAQPDTLVPALAKSWEISPDRMRLTFQLRDDVRFHSGAPLTAQDVAWSLQRVVVLNRALASTWKAYGFTAENVVKLMRAEGPHTFVMELPRSTDPLLVLNTLATSPSAFIVDRSVALQHQVGDDQGAAWLATHTAGSGAFKLDIWRANDVILMSRNDDYWRGAPKLRRVIMRNMTESQALRLMVERGDLDVARGMAATDIKALGKVDEVRIQSIARGTLYYVAMSMQQPLFQDIRVRQAIRLLIDYQGINDVVMPHYGVINQRPMQLGLAARLDDPGYRLDVAKATRLLAEAGHADGFKVSIRSLTDPPFINIATSLQATLAQAGIQATIITGTGNQIYGAMRDRQFDILVGRGGGGAERHPHSSLRALVYNPDNRTEAKLSNFQGWRTSFFDPQLNQLIEQAERERDPERQRQMYAQVQTLYDQQAGAIMPVSQMVDEVVIHADVRNYIGHTAATTRLRDVYKQR; encoded by the coding sequence ATGAAACTCTGGCCCAAGCGCCTGACCAGGCTGCTGTGTGTCATCGTGGCCCTGTGCACAGTGCAGGTACCCGTCAGCCTGGCCCAAGGCGAAACGCCCGCCGACCAATTGGTGGTGGGCATGAGCATGATCAACCTGTTGTCCCTGGACCCGGCTGCCGCGACGGGCCTGGAGGTTGCCGAGGTCAACGCCAACGTCTACGACATGCTCCTGGAGCAAGACGCGGCGCAACCGGATACGCTGGTTCCCGCCCTGGCGAAAAGCTGGGAAATCAGCCCGGACCGTATGCGCCTGACCTTCCAACTACGCGACGACGTGCGCTTTCACTCTGGTGCGCCGCTCACTGCGCAAGACGTTGCCTGGTCGTTGCAGCGTGTGGTCGTCCTCAACCGCGCCTTGGCCTCGACCTGGAAAGCCTACGGTTTCACCGCCGAAAACGTCGTCAAACTGATGCGCGCCGAAGGGCCGCACACCTTTGTCATGGAATTGCCGCGCAGCACCGATCCGCTGCTGGTTCTCAACACGCTGGCGACCTCGCCCAGTGCTTTCATCGTCGATCGCTCGGTGGCCTTGCAGCATCAGGTCGGTGACGATCAGGGCGCGGCGTGGCTGGCCACGCATACGGCAGGTTCCGGTGCGTTCAAGCTGGATATCTGGCGCGCCAACGATGTGATCCTCATGAGTCGCAACGATGACTACTGGCGCGGCGCGCCGAAGTTGCGCCGAGTGATCATGCGCAACATGACCGAGTCCCAGGCGTTGCGGCTGATGGTCGAGCGCGGTGACCTGGACGTCGCCCGCGGCATGGCCGCCACCGATATCAAGGCGCTGGGCAAGGTCGATGAAGTGCGCATCCAGAGCATCGCCCGCGGCACGCTGTACTACGTGGCGATGAGCATGCAGCAGCCGCTGTTCCAGGACATCCGCGTGCGCCAGGCGATCCGCCTGCTGATCGACTACCAGGGCATCAACGACGTGGTGATGCCGCACTACGGCGTGATCAACCAACGGCCGATGCAACTGGGCTTGGCGGCGCGCCTGGACGATCCGGGTTATCGCCTGGACGTAGCCAAGGCCACGCGCCTCCTGGCGGAAGCCGGTCACGCCGACGGCTTCAAGGTGAGCATCCGCTCGCTGACCGATCCACCGTTCATCAACATCGCCACCAGCCTGCAAGCGACGCTGGCCCAAGCGGGCATCCAGGCGACGATCATCACCGGCACCGGCAACCAGATCTACGGGGCGATGCGCGACCGTCAATTCGACATCCTCGTCGGGCGTGGCGGCGGCGGGGCGGAGCGGCATCCGCATTCGAGCCTGCGCGCCCTGGTGTACAACCCGGACAACCGCACCGAAGCCAAGTTGAGCAACTTCCAGGGCTGGCGCACCTCGTTCTTCGACCCGCAGCTCAACCAGTTGATCGAACAGGCCGAGCGCGAGCGCGACCCCGAGCGCCAGCGGCAAATGTACGCCCAGGTCCAGACCCTCTATGACCAACAAGCCGGGGCAATCATGCCGGTCTCGCAGATGGTCGACGAGGTGGTGATCCACGCCGACGTGCGCAACTACATCGGCCACACCGCCGCCACCACGCGCCTTCGCGACGTCTATAAGCAGCGCTGA
- a CDS encoding mandelate racemase family protein — MRITGVNVEIFSTPSRRAQDSAGHAHPGDEVMIKMALLRISCDDGSEGYAFGTPELIRPHIIESFVRKVLIGRDPMDRESIWQDLAHWQRGSAGQFTDRALALVEQALWDLAGRKLKLPVHKLIGGYRDKVLAYGSTMCGDDLPGGLSTPDEYGQFAEKLVKRGYKAIKLHTWMPPISFAPNPQMDIQACAAVREAVGPDIALMLDGYHWYSRMDALTIGKALEKLNFAWFEEPMMEDSAESYAWLAANLDIPVLGPESIAGKFHSRASWVTQKSCDILRAGVAGVGGIGPCLKVAHLAESFGMDCEVHGNGAANLAVVGAISNCRWYERGLLHPFLDYEEVPAHLNSLVDPMDADGYVHLSDRPGLGEDINFAYIEANTLSRH, encoded by the coding sequence ATGAGAATCACAGGCGTTAACGTCGAAATCTTTTCCACCCCGTCGCGTCGCGCCCAGGACAGTGCCGGCCACGCCCATCCCGGCGACGAAGTCATGATCAAGATGGCCCTGCTGCGAATCAGTTGCGACGACGGATCGGAGGGTTATGCCTTCGGTACGCCTGAATTGATTCGCCCGCACATCATCGAATCCTTCGTGCGCAAGGTGCTGATCGGCCGCGACCCGATGGACCGTGAGAGCATCTGGCAGGATCTGGCGCACTGGCAGCGCGGCAGCGCCGGGCAATTCACCGATCGGGCCCTGGCCCTGGTGGAACAAGCCTTGTGGGATCTGGCCGGGCGCAAGCTGAAGTTGCCGGTGCACAAGCTCATCGGCGGTTACCGCGACAAGGTCCTGGCCTATGGCTCGACGATGTGCGGTGACGATTTGCCGGGTGGTCTGTCGACGCCGGATGAGTACGGCCAGTTTGCCGAGAAGCTGGTCAAGCGCGGCTACAAGGCAATCAAGCTGCACACCTGGATGCCGCCGATTTCCTTCGCACCAAATCCGCAAATGGACATCCAGGCCTGCGCCGCCGTCCGCGAGGCGGTTGGCCCGGACATCGCCCTGATGCTCGATGGCTACCACTGGTACAGCCGCATGGATGCGCTGACCATCGGCAAGGCCTTGGAGAAGCTGAATTTCGCCTGGTTCGAAGAGCCGATGATGGAAGACTCCGCCGAGTCTTACGCCTGGCTCGCTGCGAACCTGGACATCCCGGTGCTGGGCCCGGAAAGCATCGCCGGCAAATTCCACAGCCGCGCCAGTTGGGTGACGCAGAAGTCTTGTGACATCCTGCGCGCCGGCGTGGCCGGCGTCGGCGGTATCGGGCCGTGCCTGAAAGTGGCGCATCTGGCCGAGTCGTTCGGCATGGATTGCGAAGTCCACGGCAACGGCGCGGCGAACCTCGCCGTGGTCGGGGCGATCAGCAATTGCCGTTGGTACGAGCGTGGCCTGCTGCACCCGTTTCTCGACTACGAGGAAGTGCCGGCGCACCTCAACAGCCTCGTCGATCCGATGGACGCCGACGGTTATGTGCATCTGTCGGATCGGCCGGGGTTGGGCGAGGACATCAACTTCGCGTATATCGAAGCCAATACATTATCCCGGCACTGA
- a CDS encoding VOC family protein: MKDFTIERIDHIVLRVTDIERSLAFYTSVFGCELRKRRDDLGLIHLGAGASMIDLVAVDGPLGRQGGAAAGKQGHNVDHFCLRIEPFDEQALIAHLRKAGLTVEKAQMRYGAEGKGWSVYCFDPDGNQIELKGPALEA; this comes from the coding sequence ATGAAGGACTTCACCATCGAACGCATCGACCACATCGTCCTGCGGGTAACCGACATCGAGCGCAGTCTCGCCTTCTACACCTCGGTGTTCGGCTGCGAGCTCAGGAAGCGTCGGGACGATCTGGGATTGATCCATCTCGGTGCCGGTGCATCGATGATCGATCTGGTGGCTGTCGATGGCCCGCTTGGCCGCCAGGGTGGCGCGGCTGCCGGCAAGCAGGGCCACAACGTCGATCACTTCTGCCTGCGCATCGAGCCGTTTGACGAGCAGGCCTTGATCGCTCACTTGCGCAAAGCGGGCCTGACCGTCGAAAAAGCGCAGATGCGTTATGGCGCGGAAGGGAAAGGCTGGTCGGTCTACTGCTTCGATCCGGATGGCAATCAGATCGAGTTGAAGGGGCCAGCGTTGGAGGCTTGA
- a CDS encoding TRAP transporter substrate-binding protein: MLRPLWNALAFTLAFTTLGTAAADPIVIKFSHVVGEQTPKGQGALMFKKLVEERLPGKVKVEVYPNSTLYGDDKEMEALLLGDVQIIARSLAKFEQYTRKVQLFDLPFLFDDIAAVDRFQQSPQGQQLLKSMESKNITGLAYWHNGMKQLSATRPLRTPEDARGLVFRVQTSAVLEEQFKAVGAKGQPMIFSVVYQGLRTGLVNGTENTYSNFYNQKLHEVQKYVTESNHGILDYMLITTSDFWNGLPPDIRAELQKIVVESTAHANKEAERFNQQDKQHVLDAKTTEIITLTPQERNAWRDKMKPVWAKFEKDIGPDLIQAAEASNPAQ, encoded by the coding sequence ATGCTCAGACCCTTATGGAACGCGCTCGCCTTCACACTGGCTTTCACCACGCTGGGCACCGCTGCGGCGGACCCCATCGTTATCAAGTTCTCCCACGTGGTGGGCGAGCAGACGCCCAAGGGCCAAGGCGCCTTGATGTTCAAGAAGCTGGTGGAGGAACGCTTGCCGGGCAAGGTCAAGGTGGAGGTTTATCCCAATTCCACGCTTTATGGCGATGACAAGGAAATGGAAGCGTTACTGCTGGGAGACGTGCAGATCATTGCGCGTTCGCTGGCCAAGTTCGAGCAGTACACCCGCAAGGTACAGCTGTTCGACTTGCCGTTCCTGTTCGACGACATTGCCGCGGTAGACCGTTTCCAACAGAGCCCCCAGGGCCAGCAATTGCTCAAGTCCATGGAAAGCAAGAACATCACGGGCCTGGCCTATTGGCATAACGGCATGAAGCAATTGTCGGCGACCAGGCCACTTCGTACGCCCGAAGATGCGCGCGGCCTGGTCTTTCGCGTGCAGACTTCCGCCGTACTGGAGGAGCAGTTCAAGGCAGTGGGCGCCAAAGGGCAACCGATGATATTTTCGGTGGTGTATCAGGGCTTGCGTACGGGCCTGGTCAACGGCACGGAAAACACCTATTCGAATTTCTACAACCAGAAACTCCATGAGGTGCAGAAATACGTTACCGAATCCAACCACGGCATACTCGATTACATGCTGATTACCACGTCGGACTTCTGGAACGGCCTGCCGCCGGATATCCGCGCGGAACTGCAGAAGATCGTGGTCGAATCCACTGCCCATGCCAACAAGGAAGCGGAGCGATTCAACCAGCAGGACAAACAGCACGTCCTGGACGCCAAGACCACCGAGATCATTACCCTCACGCCGCAAGAGCGCAACGCCTGGCGCGACAAGATGAAACCGGTGTGGGCGAAGTTTGAAAAGGACATCGGCCCGGACCTGATCCAGGCTGCCGAAGCGTCCAACCCGGCGCAGTAA
- the dctP gene encoding C4-dicarboxylate TRAP substrate-binding protein DctP has protein sequence MFKPMWKALVCTLALSALGSAMAADPVVIKFSHVVAEQTPKGQGALLFKKLVEERLPGKVKVEVYPNSSLFGDGKEMEALLLGDVQMIAPSLAKFEQYTKTVQLFDLPFLFDDISAVDRFQLSPEGQKLLKSMESKNITGLAYWHNGMKQMSANKPLREPKDARGLKFRVQASAVLEEQFKAVNANPRKMSFAEVYQGLQTGVVNGAENPYSNIYSQKMHEVQKYITESNHGVLDYMLITNTKFWNGLQPDVRSELDKILVEVTAHVNKEAAQLNQNDKQRIVDAKTTEIITLTPEERNEWRDKMKPVWKKFEGDIGADLIKAAEASNKAQ, from the coding sequence ATGTTCAAACCTATGTGGAAAGCACTCGTCTGCACGCTGGCCCTCAGCGCGCTGGGCTCGGCCATGGCAGCCGATCCGGTGGTCATCAAGTTCTCGCACGTGGTGGCCGAACAAACCCCTAAAGGCCAAGGTGCGTTGCTGTTCAAGAAGTTGGTGGAAGAGCGACTTCCGGGCAAAGTCAAAGTCGAGGTGTACCCCAACTCCTCGCTGTTCGGCGACGGCAAGGAAATGGAAGCCCTGCTCCTGGGCGACGTGCAGATGATCGCGCCGTCGCTGGCCAAGTTCGAGCAGTACACCAAGACCGTGCAGTTGTTCGACTTGCCGTTCCTGTTCGACGACATCTCCGCCGTGGACCGTTTCCAGTTGAGCCCAGAAGGTCAGAAACTGCTCAAGTCCATGGAAAGCAAGAACATCACCGGCCTGGCCTATTGGCACAACGGCATGAAGCAAATGTCCGCCAACAAACCGCTACGCGAACCCAAGGATGCCCGTGGCTTGAAGTTCCGCGTACAGGCGTCTGCGGTGCTCGAGGAACAGTTCAAGGCCGTCAACGCCAACCCGCGCAAGATGAGTTTCGCCGAGGTGTACCAAGGCCTGCAGACCGGTGTGGTGAACGGTGCGGAGAACCCCTACTCGAACATCTACAGCCAGAAGATGCATGAAGTGCAGAAGTACATCACCGAATCCAACCACGGTGTACTCGACTACATGCTGATCACCAACACCAAGTTCTGGAACGGCCTGCAGCCGGACGTGCGTAGCGAACTGGACAAGATCCTGGTTGAAGTGACCGCGCACGTGAACAAAGAAGCCGCGCAACTTAACCAGAACGACAAGCAGCGCATTGTCGACGCCAAGACCACCGAAATCATCACCCTCACGCCTGAAGAGCGCAACGAATGGCGCGACAAGATGAAGCCGGTATGGAAGAAGTTCGAAGGTGACATCGGTGCCGACCTGATCAAAGCCGCCGAAGCCTCCAACAAGGCACAGTAA
- a CDS encoding TRAP transporter small permease → MNALRRTWEHFEEAFIAFLLAAMTLVTFVYVVLNNLYAVFYSLGDNWPAASESMFAIGDGIMGMAQAMTWSSSLTKALFGWLIFFGLSYGVRTAGHIGVDALVKLASKPVQRYIGVIACLCCLGYAGLLAVASFEWINTLMIAEIGAEDLGHFGIMQWHVGLIVPVGFALVFIRFAEILVRILMNRQTGLGLADEAAEAIKLTEIEEDKP, encoded by the coding sequence ATGAACGCCCTTCGGCGCACTTGGGAACATTTCGAGGAAGCTTTCATTGCCTTCCTTTTGGCCGCCATGACGTTGGTCACCTTCGTCTACGTGGTCCTCAACAACCTTTATGCCGTGTTCTATAGCCTTGGCGACAACTGGCCGGCCGCCAGCGAGTCGATGTTCGCCATTGGCGACGGCATCATGGGCATGGCCCAGGCGATGACCTGGAGCAGCTCGCTGACCAAGGCGCTATTTGGCTGGCTGATTTTCTTCGGTCTTTCCTACGGCGTGCGCACCGCAGGACACATCGGTGTCGACGCGCTGGTGAAACTGGCGAGCAAACCAGTGCAACGCTACATCGGCGTGATCGCCTGCCTGTGCTGCCTGGGTTATGCCGGGTTGCTGGCAGTGGCGAGTTTCGAGTGGATCAACACGTTGATGATTGCTGAGATCGGCGCCGAAGACCTCGGCCATTTCGGCATCATGCAATGGCATGTCGGGCTGATCGTGCCCGTAGGATTCGCCCTGGTGTTTATCCGTTTCGCGGAGATTCTCGTACGCATTTTGATGAATCGTCAGACGGGCCTGGGCCTGGCGGATGAAGCAGCGGAAGCGATCAAACTGACCGAGATCGAGGAAGACAAGCCATGA
- the dctM gene encoding C4-dicarboxylate TRAP transporter large permease protein DctM, protein MTIAFLFIALFVLMFIGVPIAISLGLAGSLTIIFFSPDSVRSLAIKLFETSEHYTLLAIPFFLLAGAFMTTGGVARRLIDFANACVGHIRGGLAIAAVLACMLFAALSGSSPATVAAVGSIAIAGMVRSGYPQAFGAGIVCNAGTLGILIPPSIVMVVYAAATETSVGKLFMAGVVPGLLLGVFLMVAIYIVAVKKNLPALPRATLREWLTAARKAVWGLLLMVIILGGIYSGMFTPTEAAAVAAVYSAFIALFVYKDLTFRETPKVLLESAKLSIMLMFIIANAMLFAHVLTTEQLPQQITAWVIEAGLTPVTFLLVVNIVLLIAGAFMEPSAIILILAPILFPIAMKLGIDPIHLGIIMVVNLEIGLITPPVGLNLFVTSAVTGMSLTATIRAAMPWLMILLAFLVLITYVPWISLVLPNWLGMS, encoded by the coding sequence ATGACCATTGCCTTCCTGTTCATCGCGCTGTTCGTGCTGATGTTCATCGGCGTACCCATCGCCATTTCCCTGGGCCTGGCCGGATCGCTGACGATTATTTTCTTCAGCCCTGACTCGGTACGCTCCCTGGCGATCAAGCTGTTCGAAACCAGCGAACACTACACCTTGCTGGCGATTCCATTCTTCCTGCTGGCCGGTGCATTCATGACCACGGGCGGTGTGGCGCGGCGGCTGATCGACTTTGCCAACGCCTGCGTCGGCCATATCCGTGGCGGCCTGGCGATTGCGGCAGTGTTGGCGTGCATGTTGTTTGCAGCGCTGTCCGGTTCCAGCCCCGCAACGGTGGCGGCGGTGGGCTCCATCGCGATTGCCGGCATGGTGCGTTCGGGTTATCCACAAGCGTTTGGCGCCGGCATCGTCTGCAACGCCGGCACTTTGGGCATCCTGATTCCGCCGTCGATCGTGATGGTGGTGTACGCGGCCGCGACCGAAACCTCCGTAGGCAAGTTGTTCATGGCCGGTGTGGTGCCGGGCTTGTTGCTGGGTGTCTTCTTGATGGTGGCGATCTACATCGTCGCGGTGAAGAAAAACCTGCCAGCCTTGCCCAGGGCAACCTTGCGCGAATGGCTGACGGCGGCACGCAAGGCGGTCTGGGGCCTGCTGCTGATGGTCATCATCCTCGGCGGGATCTATTCGGGGATGTTCACACCCACCGAGGCTGCGGCGGTCGCAGCGGTGTATTCGGCGTTTATCGCACTGTTCGTCTACAAGGACCTGACGTTCCGCGAGACGCCGAAGGTCCTGCTGGAGTCGGCCAAGTTGAGCATCATGCTGATGTTCATCATTGCCAACGCCATGCTCTTCGCCCATGTGCTGACCACTGAGCAACTGCCGCAACAGATCACCGCGTGGGTGATCGAGGCCGGGTTGACGCCAGTGACCTTCCTGCTGGTGGTGAACATCGTGCTGCTGATTGCCGGTGCGTTCATGGAGCCGTCGGCGATCATCCTGATCCTGGCGCCGATTCTGTTCCCGATCGCCATGAAACTGGGCATCGATCCGATTCACCTGGGCATCATCATGGTGGTGAACCTGGAAATCGGCTTGATCACGCCGCCGGTGGGCTTGAACCTGTTTGTCACCTCGGCGGTGACCGGCATGTCGCTGACGGCCACCATCCGCGCAGCCATGCCGTGGCTGATGATCTTGCTGGCGTTCCTGGTGTTGATCACCTATGTGCCGTGGATTTCGCTGGTTCTGCCGAACTGGTTGGGAATGAGCTGA
- a CDS encoding alkaline phosphatase D family protein, whose amino-acid sequence MLPSPSDTPTTLPSVLVGPLLRRLEARRLVMWLVGSRPLTLTLRLDEAGDLELDATRCTVVPVGRQAFLHLIDVHLDTALPLDVTIDYDLLVDGTPIAEWAPHLLYGGAKCPNFMLHSRIGQLVHGSCRKPHYPANDGLLCVDRLLAQSPEQRPALLMMSGDQVYADDVAGPMLRAIHALIERLGLFEECLEGAVVEDSAKLYQHPASYYHRADLLPALESNETLRERFFGGARKPIFTSSSADNHLVTFAEVMAMYLLVWSPVPWTLIDPQPPELTAERRQRYDVEQQRIEAFRAGLGGVARVFAHLSCLMIFDDHDITDDWNLSAQWEETAYGHPFSKRIIGNALIAYMLCQGWGNNPDVFGEVIQQTVALCGTAKDRYLDSAPQDTLIDTLLGFQQWHYVLPSTPALVVLDTRTRRWRSENNLKQPSGLLDWEALSELQQELLDHPSAIIVSPAPIFGVKLIETVQRVFSWCGYPLLVDAENWMAHRGAAQVILNIFRHSRTPGSYVVLSGDVHYSFVYEVLIPHRKGGPRIWQITSSGIKNEFPPALLEWFDRLNRWLYSPRSPLNWFTKRRSMRIIPHVPEHAEAGERLWNSAGIGQVFFNEQGQPADIYQHNANGHPPTRMLAPKSPPG is encoded by the coding sequence ATGTTGCCGTCCCCTTCCGACACACCAACCACCCTTCCCTCCGTCCTCGTCGGTCCGCTGCTGCGGCGATTGGAAGCCCGGCGGCTGGTGATGTGGCTGGTGGGTTCACGACCCTTGACGTTGACTTTGCGCCTCGACGAAGCAGGCGATCTCGAGCTCGACGCCACGCGCTGCACGGTGGTGCCCGTGGGGCGGCAGGCATTCTTGCACTTGATCGACGTGCATCTCGATACTGCCCTGCCGCTGGATGTGACGATTGACTACGACCTGCTGGTAGACGGCACGCCCATCGCCGAATGGGCGCCGCACCTGCTGTACGGCGGTGCGAAGTGCCCTAATTTCATGCTGCATTCGCGCATCGGGCAACTGGTCCATGGCTCCTGCCGCAAACCCCACTACCCGGCCAACGACGGTTTGCTCTGTGTCGACCGACTGTTGGCGCAATCTCCCGAGCAACGGCCGGCGTTGTTGATGATGAGCGGCGACCAGGTGTATGCCGACGATGTCGCCGGGCCGATGTTGCGGGCGATCCATGCCTTGATCGAGCGCCTGGGGTTGTTCGAAGAATGCCTCGAAGGTGCGGTGGTTGAAGACAGCGCCAAGCTTTACCAACACCCCGCCAGTTATTACCACCGTGCAGACTTGCTGCCAGCGCTCGAAAGCAACGAAACCCTGCGTGAGCGTTTCTTCGGCGGGGCACGCAAGCCGATCTTCACCAGCAGCAGCGCAGATAATCACCTGGTGACCTTCGCCGAAGTCATGGCGATGTATCTGCTGGTGTGGTCGCCCGTGCCGTGGACGTTGATCGACCCGCAACCACCCGAATTGACCGCCGAACGACGTCAACGCTATGACGTGGAGCAACAACGCATCGAGGCTTTCAGGGCCGGACTTGGCGGCGTGGCCCGGGTGTTCGCGCACCTGTCCTGCTTGATGATCTTCGATGACCACGACATCACCGACGACTGGAATTTATCCGCACAATGGGAGGAAACGGCCTACGGGCATCCGTTCTCCAAGCGCATCATCGGCAACGCGCTGATCGCCTATATGCTCTGCCAGGGCTGGGGCAATAACCCGGACGTGTTTGGCGAGGTGATCCAGCAAACCGTGGCGTTATGCGGCACCGCCAAAGACCGCTACCTCGACAGCGCGCCGCAGGACACGCTGATCGACACGCTGCTCGGTTTCCAGCAATGGCACTACGTGCTGCCGAGCACGCCGGCGCTGGTGGTGCTCGACACCCGTACGCGCCGCTGGCGCAGCGAAAACAACCTCAAGCAGCCGTCGGGCCTGCTGGACTGGGAAGCGCTGAGCGAGCTGCAACAAGAACTGCTGGACCATCCCTCGGCGATCATCGTGTCACCGGCGCCGATCTTCGGCGTGAAACTGATCGAGACCGTGCAGCGGGTGTTCAGTTGGTGCGGTTATCCACTGTTGGTGGACGCGGAAAACTGGATGGCCCATCGCGGCGCGGCCCAGGTGATCCTGAATATTTTCCGACATTCACGTACGCCCGGCAGCTATGTGGTGCTCTCGGGTGACGTGCATTATTCCTTCGTCTATGAGGTATTGATCCCACATCGCAAGGGCGGTCCGCGCATTTGGCAGATCACCAGCAGCGGCATCAAGAATGAGTTTCCTCCGGCGCTGCTGGAGTGGTTCGATCGACTGAACCGCTGGCTCTATTCGCCCCGATCCCCCTTGAACTGGTTCACCAAGCGCCGCAGCATGCGCATCATTCCCCACGTCCCGGAACACGCCGAGGCCGGGGAACGCTTGTGGAATTCGGCGGGTATCGGCCAGGTGTTTTTCAATGAGCAGGGGCAACCGGCGGACATCTACCAGCACAACGCCAACGGCCATCCGCCGACACGCATGCTGGCGCCGAAATCGCCCCCAGGCTGA
- a CDS encoding LysE family translocator — MASYGLFLLLATLTILSPGPGVVLTLSNSVRHGWSGALPGILGIALGGFLVAGISASSVGLILATSATAFTVLKYIGAVYLLYLGVKMWNTKTFIPTLNDTPSRPWRRFVEALSIQLLNPKAGFFFLAVFPQFIEPAGNYYTQFLLLVASYGLLVIGIHSGYALMASRARGWLSTRQGTRVVGKLSGLTFFSFGVLMASASK, encoded by the coding sequence ATGGCCAGCTATGGATTGTTCCTGCTGCTCGCAACCCTGACCATCCTCAGCCCTGGCCCGGGCGTGGTCCTGACCCTGTCCAACTCGGTGCGTCATGGCTGGAGCGGCGCCTTGCCCGGTATCCTCGGCATCGCCCTGGGCGGTTTCCTGGTGGCGGGCATCTCGGCCAGCAGTGTGGGCTTGATCCTGGCGACGTCGGCGACGGCCTTCACCGTGTTGAAATACATCGGCGCGGTTTACTTGCTGTATCTGGGCGTGAAGATGTGGAACACCAAGACCTTCATTCCGACCCTCAACGACACGCCTTCACGTCCTTGGCGGCGATTTGTCGAGGCGTTGTCGATCCAGTTGCTCAACCCCAAGGCCGGGTTCTTTTTCCTGGCGGTGTTCCCGCAGTTCATCGAGCCGGCAGGTAACTATTACACGCAGTTTCTCCTGCTGGTGGCGTCCTACGGCCTGCTCGTCATCGGCATACACAGTGGCTATGCGCTGATGGCGAGCCGTGCCAGGGGCTGGCTATCCACGCGCCAAGGCACGCGCGTTGTCGGCAAGTTGTCCGGCCTGACGTTCTTTTCCTTCGGCGTGCTGATGGCCTCGGCCAGCAAGTGA
- a CDS encoding methylated-DNA--[protein]-cysteine S-methyltransferase: protein MLPLYKTIQSPVGELILVARGTKLAAILWENERLNRVRLGPLEPDDDHPTLKETERQLLEYFAGQRRRFELELDFAGTDFQVRVWQALLTIPFGETRSYRDIAIQIGQPTATRAVGAANGRNPISIIAPCHRVIGTSGSLTGFAGGLAAKQFLLSLEGQQSLQLAF, encoded by the coding sequence ATGTTGCCGCTGTATAAAACCATTCAATCCCCCGTCGGCGAGCTGATCCTTGTTGCCCGAGGCACGAAGCTGGCGGCGATCCTGTGGGAAAACGAACGGCTCAATCGTGTGCGCCTCGGGCCGCTGGAGCCAGACGACGATCACCCGACGCTCAAGGAGACCGAGCGTCAGCTGCTGGAATACTTCGCCGGCCAGCGCCGCCGTTTCGAATTGGAGCTGGACTTCGCCGGCACTGATTTCCAGGTGCGGGTCTGGCAGGCTTTGCTGACGATCCCATTCGGCGAGACCCGCAGCTACCGCGACATTGCCATCCAGATTGGCCAGCCGACCGCGACCCGCGCCGTCGGAGCGGCCAACGGACGCAACCCGATCTCCATCATCGCCCCCTGCCATCGCGTCATCGGCACGTCCGGCAGCCTCACCGGTTTCGCGGGCGGCCTCGCCGCCAAGCAGTTTTTGCTCAGCCTCGAAGGCCAGCAAAGCCTGCAGCTGGCGTTCTGA